A single Nostoc sp. PCC 7107 DNA region contains:
- the arsS gene encoding arsenosugar biosynthesis radical SAM (seleno)protein ArsS (Some members of this family are selenoproteins.), which translates to MQTTSIVTNFNHKLNTPLTKKKITILQINLGKRCNLACSHCHVEASPKRTEELSPEICKQLIELIHKFPEIEIVDLTGGAPEMNYGFKPLVEAARATNKQVIVRSNLTIYFVDGFGDLPEYFAQNQVRIVASLPCYLADNVDKMRGAGVFDDSIKALQLLNKFGYAQDLNLILDLVYNPQLPTDKKFALAPEQNNLEQDYKRFLKDKFNVDFNNLFTITNLPVGRTKMYLEYKKLYIPYLQFLESHFNASTIEHLMCRNELSIDYLGNVYDCDFNQMMNLPAKNTNGENLTVTQLLAASNLDLVSEVQTAPYCYGCTAGSGSSCGGALI; encoded by the coding sequence ATGCAAACTACCTCAATAGTTACTAACTTCAATCATAAATTAAATACACCTTTAACCAAAAAGAAAATTACTATCTTGCAAATTAATCTGGGTAAACGCTGCAACCTTGCTTGTAGTCATTGTCATGTTGAAGCCAGCCCAAAACGTACAGAAGAACTTTCTCCTGAAATTTGCAAACAATTGATTGAATTAATTCATAAATTTCCCGAAATTGAGATTGTTGATTTGACTGGTGGCGCACCAGAAATGAATTATGGCTTTAAACCACTCGTAGAAGCAGCGAGAGCAACTAATAAACAGGTAATTGTTCGCTCTAATTTGACTATTTATTTTGTAGATGGTTTTGGAGATTTACCAGAATATTTCGCGCAAAATCAAGTCAGAATAGTTGCCTCTCTACCCTGTTATTTAGCAGATAACGTAGATAAAATGCGCGGTGCTGGGGTTTTTGATGATTCTATTAAAGCTTTGCAATTGCTCAACAAATTTGGTTATGCTCAAGACCTAAATTTAATTTTAGATTTAGTTTATAATCCCCAATTACCCACAGATAAAAAATTTGCTTTAGCTCCTGAACAAAATAATTTAGAGCAGGATTATAAAAGGTTTTTAAAAGACAAGTTTAATGTTGATTTTAATAATTTGTTTACCATTACAAATTTACCAGTTGGTAGAACTAAGATGTATTTAGAGTATAAAAAACTATACATTCCCTATCTACAGTTTTTAGAATCCCATTTTAATGCCAGCACCATTGAGCATTTAATGTGTCGTAATGAACTTTCGATTGATTATTTAGGTAATGTTTATGATTGCGATTTTAACCAAATGATGAATCTACCAGCAAAAAACACCAATGGTGAAAACTTAACAGTTACTCAGTTGTTGGCAGCTAGTAATTTAGACTTAGTTTCGGAGGTACAAACAGCCCCCTATTGCTACGGTTGTACCGCAGGGAGTGGTTCTAGTTGTGGTGGTGCTTTAATCTAA
- a CDS encoding inorganic phosphate transporter codes for MLIISLFLATLFLAYSHGANDNFKGVATLFGSGITSYQTAILWATIMTFAGAVASIFMAGTLVQKFSGQGIFPDEIANVPEIHLAVAIATGVTVLMAALTGFPISTTHSLTGGLLGAGLVAIGLKVNFTVLIKSFILPLFFSPLIAIFLAAGLYKLIAYFNFQFNWFTNQKVLDTLHFISAGVVSFARGINQTPKLVSIILIIEYFSIQGGMLTIAMAMGLGGLLNSQRIAETMSTRITTIDSTQGLSANMVTGFLAIAATCFGLPISTTHVAASSIVGVGLTERKVNLRVFLQIIIAWIFTLPTAAIISGIAYRLLQG; via the coding sequence ATGTTAATTATTAGCTTATTTTTGGCTACGTTATTTTTGGCTTACTCTCACGGAGCGAATGACAACTTTAAAGGTGTAGCAACGCTATTTGGTAGTGGGATAACTAGCTACCAAACAGCGATTTTATGGGCAACTATTATGACCTTTGCTGGTGCAGTTGCCTCAATATTTATGGCTGGTACATTAGTACAAAAATTTTCTGGACAGGGTATTTTTCCAGATGAAATTGCTAATGTACCAGAAATTCATTTAGCAGTAGCGATCGCAACTGGTGTAACGGTGTTGATGGCTGCTTTGACCGGATTCCCGATTTCCACAACTCACAGTTTAACAGGTGGTTTACTAGGGGCGGGATTAGTGGCGATCGGTCTCAAGGTTAATTTTACCGTATTAATAAAGTCTTTTATTCTCCCTTTATTCTTTAGTCCCCTAATTGCCATTTTTCTAGCAGCAGGTCTTTATAAGTTAATTGCATATTTTAATTTTCAATTTAACTGGTTTACCAATCAAAAAGTTCTAGATACTCTGCATTTTATCAGTGCAGGCGTAGTCAGTTTTGCCAGAGGTATAAATCAAACACCTAAGCTAGTTTCTATTATTCTGATTATTGAATATTTCTCCATTCAAGGTGGAATGTTAACCATCGCAATGGCAATGGGATTAGGGGGCTTACTCAACTCCCAAAGAATTGCTGAAACGATGAGTACAAGAATTACCACTATAGATTCTACTCAAGGTTTATCTGCCAATATGGTGACTGGCTTTTTAGCGATCGCCGCTACTTGTTTTGGTCTACCTATTTCCACAACTCATGTTGCAGCTAGTTCTATTGTTGGTGTCGGACTCACTGAAAGAAAAGTTAATTTACGTGTTTTCTTGCAAATAATTATTGCCTGGATTTTTACTTTACCCACAGCTGCAATTATTAGTGGTATAGCCTATAGATTATTACAAGGTTAG
- the arsM gene encoding arsenosugar biosynthesis arsenite methyltransferase ArsM, which yields MTYLETAAEFYREVAETPQLGLCCVQSSPLQFPGLKIPVSMQEMNYGCGTTVHPTELNNQPTVLYVGVGGGLEALQFAYFSRRAGAVIAVEPVAAMREAATRNLEIAATENSWFEPNFVEICTGDAFNLPVADASVDIVAQNCLFNIFEPEDLTRALKEAYRVLKPGGRLQMSDPIATRPIPVHLQQDERLRAMCLSGAFTYQEYTQRIIDAGFGQIEIRARRPYRLLDAQTYNLEENLLLESLDSVSFKVAIPEDGACIFTGKTAIYCGAESLFDDGAGHLLQRGIPAAVCDKTAAKLAALEPEKIISTDSTWHYNGGGCC from the coding sequence ATGACTTATCTAGAAACAGCGGCGGAATTTTACCGCGAAGTTGCAGAAACACCCCAATTAGGACTTTGCTGTGTCCAAAGTTCACCCTTGCAATTCCCAGGCTTGAAAATTCCTGTGTCTATGCAAGAAATGAACTACGGTTGTGGTACAACAGTTCACCCTACAGAACTTAATAACCAACCCACGGTACTTTATGTTGGTGTTGGTGGTGGGTTAGAGGCGTTGCAATTCGCTTATTTTTCTCGCCGTGCTGGTGCTGTGATTGCTGTTGAACCAGTTGCCGCTATGCGAGAGGCTGCTACACGCAACCTAGAAATTGCGGCCACAGAAAACTCCTGGTTTGAGCCAAATTTTGTGGAGATTTGCACAGGTGATGCTTTTAATTTGCCTGTAGCTGATGCTTCTGTGGATATTGTCGCGCAGAATTGCCTGTTCAACATTTTTGAACCAGAAGATTTAACCAGAGCTTTAAAAGAAGCATATCGTGTGCTGAAACCAGGTGGACGCTTGCAGATGAGTGATCCCATTGCGACACGTCCAATTCCTGTCCATCTTCAACAAGATGAGCGACTACGCGCTATGTGTTTGTCAGGCGCATTTACCTATCAAGAATATACTCAGCGCATTATTGATGCTGGTTTTGGTCAAATTGAAATTCGCGCCCGTCGTCCTTATCGGTTACTCGATGCTCAAACTTACAACTTAGAAGAAAACCTACTTTTAGAAAGTCTGGATTCGGTTTCTTTTAAAGTGGCAATTCCCGAAGATGGCGCTTGTATTTTTACTGGCAAGACTGCTATTTATTGTGGTGCAGAATCTTTGTTTGATGACGGAGCCGGACATCTACTTCAGCGTGGTATTCCCGCAGCGGTTTGTGATAAAACTGCTGCTAAACTGGCAGCTTTAGAGCCAGAAAAAATCATAAGTACTGATTCAACTTGGCACTACAACGGTGGTGGTTGCTGTTAA
- a CDS encoding zinc-binding dehydrogenase yields the protein MNQAISHHQIFPIIDLVFPFTAVSEADRYLKTAAHFGKIVIEI from the coding sequence ATGAATCAAGCAATATCTCACCATCAAATCTTCCCTATAATTGATTTAGTTTTTCCCTTTACCGCAGTCTCAGAAGCTGATCGATACCTCAAAACCGCCGCCCACTTCGGTAAAATTGTCATTGAAATTTAA